Proteins co-encoded in one Acidithiobacillus caldus ATCC 51756 genomic window:
- a CDS encoding HlyC/CorC family transporter, translating into MSEDRSSPERSRSWWARFTQSLRGNVEDQDTLLDLIREAGERQVIDAEAARMVDGIFRMGELSVRDVMIPRAQMEVIELDLPIPEIIARVVEVGHSRFPVVGNDRDDVRGILLAKDLLRACGQGQEPPRLTELLRPATFIPESKHLDHLLYEFRTGRHHMALVVDEYGGVAGLITIEDVLEIIVGEIEDEYDIEEDVMVVPREDGDFLVNAVITLPEFNTQFHTNLDDEYADTLGGWLSNRLGHVPRVGEVVMVDGLRLEVLRADRKRVQILRLSLPRAAREVEVMAPAEPS; encoded by the coding sequence ATGAGTGAAGACCGAAGTAGCCCCGAGCGCTCGCGCAGTTGGTGGGCGCGTTTTACCCAATCCCTGCGCGGGAACGTGGAAGATCAGGACACCTTGCTGGATCTGATCCGTGAAGCCGGCGAGCGTCAGGTCATTGATGCCGAGGCGGCGCGGATGGTGGATGGCATTTTCCGCATGGGTGAACTCAGCGTGCGCGATGTGATGATCCCACGCGCCCAGATGGAAGTCATCGAGTTGGACCTGCCCATCCCCGAGATCATCGCGCGGGTGGTGGAGGTGGGGCACTCCCGTTTTCCGGTGGTGGGCAACGATCGCGACGATGTGCGCGGCATTCTGCTGGCCAAGGATCTCTTGCGCGCCTGCGGTCAGGGGCAGGAGCCGCCCCGGCTGACGGAGTTACTGCGGCCCGCCACCTTCATCCCCGAGAGCAAGCATCTGGATCATCTGCTCTACGAGTTCCGCACGGGTCGTCACCACATGGCGCTGGTGGTGGATGAGTACGGTGGCGTTGCCGGACTGATCACCATCGAGGATGTGCTGGAGATCATCGTCGGCGAGATCGAGGACGAGTACGACATTGAAGAAGACGTGATGGTGGTGCCCCGTGAGGATGGCGATTTTCTCGTCAACGCCGTGATCACCCTGCCGGAGTTCAACACCCAGTTCCATACCAACCTGGACGACGAGTATGCCGATACCTTGGGTGGCTGGCTGAGCAACCGCCTGGGGCATGTACCGCGGGTCGGTGAGGTGGTGATGGTGGACGGCCTGCGCCTGGAGGTCCTGCGGGCCGATCGTAAGCGGGTTCAGATCCTGCGTTTGAGCCTCCCGCGCGCAGCACGTGAGGTGGAGGTGATGGCGCCTGCGGAACCTTCCTGA
- a CDS encoding PhoH family protein, which yields MAATEPPSSGATTQAEFIADLATSTQLAEMAGQLDSHLKQIEAQLGVIVLPRGSHFHISGPAEAVQAAQQVLLQLYQQARQGRSLSAQWVHHSIQGARLDAEAVQAGDVGAGVQTRRGVVHGRGVRQRRYLDAIRRNDLTFGIGPAGTGKTYLAVAAAVEALSQESVQRLLLVRPAVEAGERLGFLPGSLSEKVDPYLRPLYDALYEMLGFEKVSKLLERQVIEVAPLAYMRGRTLNEAFVILDEAQNTTPEQMKMFLTRMGFGAKVVVTGDVTQVDLPRGQPSGLVQAVEILRGMAGVEMIFFQSADVVRHPLVARIVEAYDRTVETAS from the coding sequence ATGGCAGCAACGGAGCCCCCCAGTAGCGGCGCCACGACCCAGGCAGAGTTCATCGCCGACCTCGCCACCTCGACGCAGTTGGCGGAGATGGCGGGGCAGCTGGACAGCCATCTGAAGCAGATCGAGGCGCAGTTGGGGGTGATCGTCCTTCCCCGAGGCAGTCACTTTCACATCAGTGGACCCGCCGAAGCCGTGCAGGCCGCCCAGCAGGTCTTGTTGCAACTCTATCAACAGGCGCGCCAAGGACGCAGTCTCAGCGCCCAGTGGGTACACCACAGTATCCAGGGTGCGCGCCTCGACGCCGAGGCAGTCCAGGCTGGAGACGTCGGTGCCGGCGTGCAGACGCGCAGGGGCGTCGTCCACGGTCGGGGCGTGCGCCAGCGCCGCTATCTCGATGCCATCCGCCGCAACGACCTCACCTTTGGCATCGGCCCGGCGGGCACGGGCAAGACCTATCTGGCCGTGGCGGCTGCCGTGGAAGCACTGAGTCAGGAGTCGGTACAGCGTCTGTTGCTGGTGCGCCCGGCGGTGGAGGCCGGGGAGCGCCTGGGCTTTCTGCCCGGCAGCCTCAGCGAGAAGGTCGACCCCTACCTGCGTCCCCTCTACGACGCCCTCTACGAGATGCTCGGTTTCGAGAAGGTCAGCAAGCTCCTGGAGCGTCAGGTCATCGAAGTGGCACCCCTGGCCTACATGCGCGGGCGCACCCTCAACGAGGCCTTCGTGATCCTGGACGAAGCCCAGAACACGACGCCCGAACAGATGAAAATGTTCCTGACGCGTATGGGCTTTGGCGCCAAGGTGGTGGTCACCGGCGACGTCACCCAGGTGGATCTGCCCCGCGGCCAGCCCTCGGGACTCGTTCAGGCCGTCGAGATCCTACGGGGTATGGCCGGGGTGGAGATGATCTTCTTCCAGAGCGCGGATGTCGTCCGCCATCCCCTGGTGGCCCGCATCGTCGAGGCCTACGACCGCACTGTCGAGACGGCCTCGTGA
- the ybeY gene encoding rRNA maturation RNase YbeY, giving the protein MTPALRLYRRVDESLEPDLPPPPGQRLCRTAIAAALTVPSPRLANGDGVRIGLSLAFVGAAAMAELNGQFRQRPYPTNCLSFPTPSGAGPYRQDFLGDIVLAPAIVLREAVEQGKRPADHYRHLLIHSTLHLLGFDHEEAAEAAEMEALETHLLAQMGVADPYQNPDHE; this is encoded by the coding sequence GTGACGCCCGCCCTGCGCCTCTACCGCCGCGTGGACGAGAGCCTCGAGCCGGATCTGCCGCCACCGCCGGGGCAGCGCCTCTGTCGCACCGCCATTGCCGCGGCCTTGACCGTGCCCTCGCCGCGGCTGGCCAACGGCGACGGAGTCCGCATTGGGCTCAGTCTCGCCTTTGTGGGTGCCGCCGCCATGGCCGAACTCAATGGCCAGTTCCGGCAGCGGCCCTATCCCACCAACTGCCTGTCCTTCCCGACACCATCCGGCGCGGGCCCCTATCGTCAGGACTTTCTGGGCGATATCGTCCTCGCCCCCGCCATCGTGCTGCGGGAAGCGGTAGAGCAGGGCAAGCGGCCTGCGGACCACTATCGTCACCTGCTCATCCACAGCACCCTTCATCTCCTCGGCTTCGATCACGAAGAGGCGGCAGAGGCCGCCGAGATGGAAGCGCTGGAAACCCACTTGCTGGCCCAAATGGGTGTGGCCGACCCGTATCAGAACCCCGACCATGAGTGA
- the miaB gene encoding tRNA (N6-isopentenyl adenosine(37)-C2)-methylthiotransferase MiaB produces MQHLYIKTFGCQMNEYDSERIGELLAASHGLQLVDDPARADVLVLNTCSIREKAEDKVYTQLGFWRPFKESRPEVIIAVGGCVASQEGESLRRRAPFVDIVFGPQTLHRLADMLDACRAQRQPQVDLRFPELEKFDRLPQRPGREGPTAFVTVQEGCDKFCTFCVVPHTRGREFSRPMPDILREVRQLVDQGVREVTLLGQNVNAYRGATGLIGEGDLAELLERLARIPDLLRLRYTTSHPNNLDDRLIAAHRDIPILAAHLHLPVQSGSDRILRRMHRKHSVASYLDKIARLRAARSDIRISSDFIVGFPGETDADFAATLELIEAVRFDQSFSFKYSPRPNTPALKLKDSVPEGVKDERLAILQGRIHGLARAYSEALVGTVQDVLVTGPSRRDPCEWTGKTSCNRSVNFAGPANLSGQMLPIRITAALANSLRGEWEPSAAVRRAG; encoded by the coding sequence ACGAGTACGACTCGGAGCGCATTGGCGAGCTCCTGGCGGCGAGTCACGGTCTACAGCTGGTCGACGATCCCGCTCGCGCCGACGTACTGGTGCTCAACACCTGTTCCATCCGCGAAAAGGCCGAGGACAAGGTCTACACCCAGCTGGGTTTCTGGCGGCCCTTCAAGGAAAGTCGTCCCGAGGTGATCATTGCCGTGGGAGGCTGCGTGGCCAGTCAGGAGGGAGAATCCCTGCGTCGGCGCGCGCCCTTCGTCGACATCGTCTTCGGTCCCCAGACCCTGCATCGCTTGGCGGATATGCTCGATGCCTGCCGTGCCCAGCGCCAGCCGCAGGTGGATCTGCGCTTCCCCGAGCTCGAAAAATTCGATCGCCTGCCCCAGCGTCCCGGGCGCGAGGGTCCGACGGCCTTCGTCACGGTGCAAGAGGGCTGCGACAAATTCTGTACGTTCTGTGTGGTGCCGCATACCCGCGGGCGCGAGTTCAGCCGGCCCATGCCCGATATCCTGCGCGAGGTGCGCCAGCTGGTGGATCAGGGGGTGCGCGAGGTTACCCTGCTGGGGCAGAACGTCAATGCCTATCGCGGGGCCACCGGCCTCATTGGCGAGGGTGACCTTGCCGAACTGCTGGAGCGTCTGGCGCGCATCCCCGATCTCCTGCGTCTGCGCTACACCACCTCCCATCCCAATAACCTGGACGATCGCCTCATCGCCGCCCATCGCGACATCCCCATACTTGCCGCCCACCTGCACCTGCCGGTGCAGAGCGGTTCCGATCGGATTCTGCGGCGCATGCACCGCAAGCACAGCGTCGCCAGTTACCTGGACAAGATTGCGCGGTTGCGGGCGGCGCGCAGTGACATCCGCATCTCCTCGGATTTCATCGTCGGCTTCCCGGGTGAGACGGATGCCGATTTTGCCGCGACCCTGGAGCTCATCGAGGCGGTGCGCTTCGATCAATCCTTTTCCTTCAAGTACAGTCCGCGCCCCAATACGCCGGCGCTGAAGCTCAAGGACAGCGTTCCCGAAGGCGTCAAGGACGAGCGGCTGGCGATATTGCAGGGGCGGATCCATGGCCTTGCCCGGGCCTACAGCGAAGCCCTGGTGGGCACAGTCCAGGACGTGCTCGTCACCGGTCCCTCGCGCCGGGATCCGTGCGAGTGGACGGGCAAGACCTCCTGCAATCGTTCCGTCAACTTTGCCGGACCCGCCAACCTCAGCGGCCAGATGCTGCCCATACGGATAACCGCTGCCCTGGCCAACAGTCTGCGGGGCGAATGGGAGCCCTCGGCGGCTGTCCGTCGGGCAGGCTGA